A genomic window from Ciona intestinalis chromosome 8, KH, whole genome shotgun sequence includes:
- the LOC100175432 gene encoding uncharacterized protein LOC100175432, translated as MNGWSLKLVFSKRITNIQVWEAILSRSSDDGRVFIFQPHSWNEELRDDFSFLIIPEMSSQGLPQVVMFLCPREVTPNMNWDGIFIDRSTTSSNEAVNSQNRDRLRQEQLRQRQEEIAREQRRQVEERRRQQELERRQREGQSTQVTTTTQLQTQRTQPATTQTTRRPTTRRPNTSSSRRCTNPMGIPPSNPGQTRVRFRRSPPRERRPYDYNEVIAMSILFYEAQRSGKLPSNNRIPWRGDSGLRDGCDVGVDLTGGWYDAGDHVKFGFPLAWSVTTLAWGVIEFKDAYVDANEYRRVLDSLKWVADYFVKAHTSRYELYGQVGSGRADHLYWGRSEDLRMNRPSYKIDASNPGTELAAETAAALAACSVVFKNARPGYSRMLLRHATELYEFADRYRRSYHLSIPDVTSYYRSYNGYNDELVWGALWLYKATGMRSYLEDAKRKYDQYGQGNTPIMFSWDDKRAGSQVLLANFTGEAKYKGHVANYQRFLNGALKTPRGLVWLDQWGSNRYAANAAFIALAAAKVPGIANRNEMVRFAEAQIHYMLGGAGRSYVVGYGRNPPTQPHHRGSSCPAAPTECSWGNFHSSAANHFTLHGALVAGPGRDDSYTDNRGDYIANEVAVDYNAGFQSAVAGLKYFKIKQRR; from the exons ATGAATGGATGGTCACTTAAACTGGTGTTTTCTAAGAGGATTACCAATATACAG GTTTGGGAAGCAATTCTAAGTCGAAGTTCGGATGACGGTCGAGTCTTCATCTTCCAACCCCACTCATGGAATGAGGAGCTACGAGATGACTTTAGTTTTCTTATTATTCCTGAGATGTCATCCCAGGGTTTACCACAAG TCGTCATGTTTCTTTGTCCAAGAGAAGTCACACCAAATATGAACTGGGATGGAATATTCATAGATAGATCAACTACCA GCAGCAATGAAGCTGTCAACTCTCAAAACAGAGATCGTTTAAGACAGGAACAACTGCGCCAAAGACAAGAAGAAATTGCAAGAGAACAAAGAAGGCAAGTTGAAGAAAGAAGAAGGCAGCAAGAATTGGAGAGACGGCAAAGAGAAGGGCAATCAACCCAG GTAACAACTACAACACAACTACAAACACAAAGAACTCAGCCGgcaacaacacaaacaacaagaaGACCTACAACAAGAAGACCAAA CACATCATCATCAAGAAGATGTACGAACCCGATGGGAATTCCCCCTTCTAACCCCGGACAAACAAGAGTTCGATTCAGAAGGTCACCCCCAAGAG AGAGACGTCCATATGATTACAACGAAGTGATAGCCATGTCCATTCTCTTCTACGAAGCACAAAGATCAGGCAAACTACCAAGTAACAACAGGATACCGTGGAGGGGAGACTCTGGGTTGAGGGATGGGTGTGACGTGGGTGTCGATCTTACTGGGGGGTGGTATGATG CTGGCGATCATGTTAAGTTCGGGTTCCCACTTGCATGGTCGGTAACCACACTAGCATGGGGTGTCATTGAATTTAAAGATGCTTATGTGGATGCTAACGAATACAGACGTGTGCTTGATTCATTGAAATGGGTGGCGGATTATTTTGTAAAGGCTCACACTTCAAGATATGAACTATATGGACAG GTTGGTAGTGGGAGAGCTGACCATTTATACTGGGGAAGGTCAGAAGATCTTCGAATGAATCGACCGAGTTATAAGATCGATGCTTCAAACCCTGGTACTGAACTTGCAGCAGAAACAGCAGCAGCTCTAGCAGCTTGTTCAGTTGTGTTTAAGAATGCGAGGCCTGGTTATTCAAGAATGTTGCTGCGCCATGCAACTGAACTATATGAATTTGCAGACAGATACAG GCGTAGCTACCATCTCTCTATCCCTGATGTAACATCATATTATCGCTCATATAATGGTTACAATGATGAGTTAGTATGGGGAGCATTGTGGTTGTACAAAGCTACAGGCATGAGGAGTTACTTAGAAGATGCTAAGAGGAAATATGATCAGTATGGGCAAGGGAATACTCCAATTATGTTTTCATGGGATGATAAGAGGGCTGGGTCTCAG GTTCTGTTGGCGAACTTTACTGGTGAAGCAAAATATAAAGGACATGTAGCAAACTATCAACGGTTTTTAAATGGTGCATTAAAAACTCCACGTGGATTAGTGTGGTTGGATCAATGGGGGTCAAATCGTTATGCTG CAAATGCTGCATTCATTGCGTTGGCTGCTGCAAAAGTTCCCGGCATTGCTAATAGGAATGAGATGGTCAGATTCGCTGAGGCACAAATCCACTATATGTTGGGAGGGGCTGGTAGAAGTTATGTGGTTGGTTATGGACGTAACCCACCCACCCAACCTCACCATAGGGGAAG TTCTTGTCCAGCTGCACCAACTGAATGCTCATGGGGAAACTTCCACAGTTCTGCTGCGAACCACTTTACATTACATGGTGCATTAGTTGCAGGTCCTGGCAGGGATGATAGTTATACTGACAACAGGGGGGATTACATCGCAAATGAAGTAGCTGTAGATTATAATGCTGGCTTTCAGTCTGCAGTAGCAG gtttaaaatatttcaagataaaacaaagaagataG
- the LOC100185621 gene encoding 39S ribosomal protein L42, mitochondrial-like → MNLSRKFVAQICNGCLTMRSMHLSQCIYQKPKPESSPFDDPGHPRVALSKDRRTIVMYHPEEMIKYEDTIPIPRHDPRYSANENADDILKYKLEKSGFSDKPVERPSRDNILPITDKEVIPAAMELSELFYTTKHKWTQHRNVKLAKEKIDAMKEEENN, encoded by the coding sequence ATGAATCTGTCAAGGAAATTTGTAGCTCAAATATGTAATGGATGTTTGACCATGCGGAGTATGCATTTAAGTCAATGTATTTACCAAAAACCTAAACCAGAGTCGTCACCTTTTGATGACCCTGGGCACCCAAGGGTTGCTTTATCTAAAGACAGAAGGACGATTGTAATGTACCATCCTGAAGAAATGATTAAATATGAAGACACAATACCAATACCAAGGCATGACCCGCGCTACTCAGCAAATGAAAACGCAGacgatattttaaaatataaacttgaaAAAAGTGGATTTAGCGACAAACCAGTTGAACGGCCAAGTAGAGATAACATTCTTCCTATTACTGATAAAGAAGTAATACCTGCTGCTATGGAACTTTCTGAACTGTTTTACACGACAAAGCATAAGTGGACACAACATAGAAACGTAAAATTAGCGAAGGAAAAGATAGATGCAatgaaagaagaagaaaacaaTTAA